A window from Phaeocystidibacter marisrubri encodes these proteins:
- a CDS encoding ComEC/Rec2 family competence protein → MARGNMIVSVVDVGQGQCTFVEIYNSANTKIVETLLFDCGTDHPSAETQNNLQYIADRVELMDTPTIDCIFFSHSDNDHVSLTMDLLKKFTTKPAVGEVWYGGEYSLYKKGKKDNVLDYLVDNHYCTINDIQTPDADCTDYSKKRKAYEYYLWESSDHSVKVHLLGGNVLDGKLSTDPGTSPPPKKRLRYAEPKNRVSLVCGLYYAGTSYVICGDATFKTMAAIAKVFEGGTSVFGSNFMTTLPHHGSRTTGFAVSSTKSASPKNKAIVKAFADIVNSMTISISAYSMHSHPSMELMNTFLPTIGTPVLKDKRLKGKNLHHLNGYLDLDLTFPTGLRPIKTYHIFESQSNTYSTQYSNFSSLFSKKARFKYNLGGSSAQKADGPIDSTTPLNKFACWTFEIDTSGSSNSLEIGGYTRLGGTLFTGPTTTSKASILSAEEKGEQMEETIPVTQVRTREREIFRPASSLRTMRYHQQTI, encoded by the coding sequence ATGGCACGAGGAAATATGATCGTATCGGTGGTGGATGTAGGACAGGGGCAATGCACGTTTGTCGAAATCTACAATTCGGCGAATACCAAGATCGTTGAGACGCTACTATTCGATTGCGGGACGGATCATCCAAGTGCGGAGACACAAAACAACCTACAATACATCGCCGATCGAGTAGAATTGATGGATACACCCACCATCGATTGCATCTTTTTCTCGCATAGCGATAATGATCACGTGAGTTTGACGATGGATCTTCTCAAGAAGTTCACTACCAAGCCAGCAGTGGGAGAGGTTTGGTACGGTGGTGAGTACAGCCTGTACAAAAAGGGTAAGAAAGATAACGTTCTCGATTACCTAGTGGATAACCATTATTGTACGATAAACGACATTCAAACACCTGATGCGGATTGCACGGATTATTCAAAAAAGAGAAAGGCTTATGAGTACTACCTTTGGGAGAGCTCAGACCACTCTGTGAAAGTTCATCTATTAGGGGGCAATGTGCTAGATGGCAAACTCAGCACAGATCCGGGGACAAGTCCGCCTCCAAAAAAGAGGTTGAGGTATGCCGAGCCCAAGAATAGAGTTTCCTTGGTTTGCGGTTTGTACTATGCTGGTACTTCGTATGTGATTTGTGGTGATGCTACCTTCAAAACCATGGCAGCCATTGCGAAAGTGTTTGAAGGGGGTACATCGGTATTCGGCAGCAATTTCATGACAACTCTTCCACATCACGGTAGCCGAACCACGGGGTTTGCCGTATCTTCTACAAAGAGTGCAAGTCCGAAGAACAAGGCGATTGTAAAGGCTTTTGCTGATATCGTCAATTCCATGACAATCTCGATTAGTGCTTACTCTATGCACAGTCATCCTTCCATGGAGTTGATGAATACATTCTTACCCACAATAGGGACGCCTGTTTTGAAAGACAAACGGTTGAAAGGGAAAAACCTCCACCATCTGAATGGGTATTTGGACTTGGATCTCACATTCCCAACTGGGTTGCGCCCTATTAAAACGTATCACATTTTTGAATCGCAATCGAACACTTACTCTACCCAGTATTCTAATTTCAGTTCCCTCTTCAGTAAGAAGGCACGGTTTAAATACAACCTCGGAGGAAGTAGCGCGCAAAAGGCCGATGGGCCAATCGACAGTACTACACCGTTAAACAAGTTTGCTTGTTGGACATTTGAGATAGATACCAGCGGTTCGAGCAATAGCTTGGAGATTGGTGGATATACCCGACTGGGTGGTACGTTATTCACAGGGCCAACTACCACTTCCAAAGCCTCAATCTTGTCTGCAGAAGAGAAGGGGGAGCAAATGGAAGAGACCATTCCCGTGACACAGGTTAGAACACGTGAGCGGGAAATTTTCAGACCGGCATCATCGCTTCGGACGATGCGTTACCACCAACAAACCATATAA
- a CDS encoding T9SS type A sorting domain-containing protein, producing MMVKFLHKQNTVWMLICCLLISASSEAQVLTEIVGKRLYEHHSPGARNANGGPSGEKSGYDFVAHDFVSSFNPANFGRYTNGEEQNIDMVEHNGPASGTGKAFGITSGTSSIWAGDIRGNSTTSWVVASSSFDYTNATSATELRDEYNAGVPDSSIESMTEGAVYIARIRNTGMFVAMKCYNVTNGNMGSDIYFDFDYKYGTVSTVSLDEENVEDHITMYPMPASDVLTIANSNTEPVTASISALDGRLLSTFTVQKNTNHPVDISNLAQGTYLVTIQARGGRVFTRRIIKH from the coding sequence ATGATGGTAAAATTTTTACACAAGCAGAACACCGTATGGATGCTCATTTGCTGCTTATTGATAAGCGCATCTTCCGAGGCACAAGTTTTAACTGAAATTGTTGGTAAGCGCTTGTACGAACACCATAGCCCAGGGGCGCGTAACGCGAATGGCGGGCCAAGCGGTGAGAAGTCGGGATATGATTTCGTTGCCCACGATTTTGTGAGCAGTTTCAATCCTGCAAATTTTGGTCGATACACCAATGGCGAAGAGCAGAACATCGACATGGTAGAGCACAATGGCCCTGCTTCAGGAACGGGTAAAGCGTTTGGGATTACCTCTGGAACGAGCAGCATTTGGGCTGGAGACATCCGAGGAAATAGCACGACCAGCTGGGTGGTTGCTTCTTCAAGTTTTGACTACACGAACGCAACGAGTGCAACTGAATTACGCGACGAGTACAACGCTGGTGTTCCCGATTCAAGCATTGAGTCGATGACGGAAGGAGCCGTTTACATCGCTAGAATTCGCAACACAGGGATGTTTGTTGCCATGAAATGCTACAACGTGACTAATGGCAACATGGGTTCCGATATTTACTTCGATTTCGACTACAAATATGGAACCGTGTCCACCGTTTCTTTAGACGAGGAAAATGTGGAAGATCATATCACCATGTATCCCATGCCAGCCTCAGACGTACTCACAATTGCCAATAGCAACACTGAGCCTGTAACGGCTAGCATTAGCGCTCTTGATGGTCGTCTGTTGAGTACGTTTACTGTTCAGAAGAACACCAACCATCCTGTTGATATTAGCAATTTGGCTCAGGGTACCTATTTGGTAACCATTCAAGCAAGAGGAGGCAGGGTTTTTACAAGAAGAATCATCAAGCACTAA
- a CDS encoding ComEC/Rec2 family competence protein, giving the protein MAHGKMDVYVVDVGQGQSTFVAIYDSSNTKITNTLLFDCGSDKGSSEVYINLDTIAAMVLSMDKPIIDCMVFSHSDKDHISLTKYLLDKINETKKPLVKKVWYGGCWDNYTKYGFNILDYMSEEGFCDMLNIDKTCGNFTNYIKTTDAYDGCLWKTSSEQIVIFAIASNVISDDPDWDEDEDVGTQSNAEEKNRVSIVCALYYGNTCFVICGDATNKTMAAIGGLMTGSSKFSNNIMTTLPHHGSRATGFAVKSSDAASSGAIAVVDTFAACVKSKTITISAYEKHHHPSLELINHFIPTVTTPIIRDPRLNEANSHRVTAYFDQDLTNSSGMTLVPRQVYSFETRINTFSTRYFDGYGTVSYQIGTSQVNASSGVDSSVMAINGFASWLFSVPSASDQALICGMANMSSAPFTAAATSGVAAPQLQDKQPVPKVRIRRKEVRPYRTIETRNSNQRVMQFQH; this is encoded by the coding sequence ATGGCACATGGCAAAATGGATGTATATGTGGTAGATGTGGGACAAGGTCAGAGCACTTTTGTCGCTATATACGATTCTTCCAATACCAAGATTACGAACACTTTGCTTTTTGATTGTGGATCGGATAAGGGGAGTTCAGAAGTGTATATCAATCTAGACACTATTGCAGCAATGGTGCTCTCTATGGATAAGCCGATTATTGATTGCATGGTCTTTTCACACAGCGACAAGGATCACATCAGTCTTACGAAATACTTGTTGGATAAGATCAATGAAACAAAGAAACCTCTCGTTAAAAAGGTCTGGTACGGAGGCTGCTGGGACAACTACACGAAGTATGGTTTTAATATCCTCGACTACATGAGTGAAGAGGGGTTTTGTGATATGCTCAATATCGATAAGACCTGTGGTAATTTCACGAACTATATCAAAACAACTGACGCTTATGATGGTTGTCTCTGGAAGACGAGCAGCGAACAGATCGTCATTTTCGCCATTGCCTCAAATGTGATTTCGGATGATCCCGATTGGGATGAGGATGAAGACGTAGGGACACAGTCGAATGCAGAAGAGAAGAACCGTGTTTCCATTGTCTGTGCTCTGTATTACGGAAATACTTGTTTTGTCATTTGTGGAGATGCCACCAATAAGACCATGGCTGCCATTGGCGGGTTGATGACAGGTTCTTCTAAGTTCTCGAATAATATTATGACCACACTGCCGCATCACGGTAGTCGTGCTACTGGCTTTGCTGTGAAATCTAGTGATGCCGCAAGTTCAGGAGCAATCGCCGTGGTTGACACTTTTGCGGCTTGCGTCAAATCTAAGACGATTACAATCAGCGCGTATGAGAAGCATCATCACCCGTCTTTGGAACTAATCAATCACTTTATTCCTACGGTAACAACTCCAATCATTCGGGATCCGCGTCTAAATGAAGCCAATTCACACAGGGTAACGGCCTATTTTGATCAGGATCTCACCAACAGTTCAGGAATGACGCTGGTACCAAGGCAGGTCTATTCCTTTGAGACTCGAATAAACACTTTTTCAACCCGGTATTTTGATGGCTACGGTACGGTCTCGTATCAGATTGGAACAAGTCAAGTGAACGCCTCCTCTGGTGTGGATAGTTCAGTAATGGCCATTAATGGGTTTGCCAGTTGGCTTTTTTCGGTGCCTTCAGCTAGTGACCAAGCATTGATCTGCGGAATGGCCAACATGAGTTCAGCACCGTTCACAGCAGCTGCAACTTCGGGCGTCGCTGCACCTCAATTGCAGGATAAACAGCCAGTACCCAAGGTTAGGATTAGAAGGAAGGAAGTAAGGCCATACCGGACAATAGAGACAAGGAATAGCAATCAACGTGTAATGCAATTTCAACACTAG
- a CDS encoding Hint domain-containing protein, protein MNSNLANKSDAGVLRALQQSLPDNQTTYLNNNQYDAIMAALNSANRTEDKYPNLYAALKGKLYVGDAIDEATMVDAGKTAAGKATANIWSQSKVATTLMGGSTYVFDHVSGELLAQGHNTSVQSGFLGCSTQADLASAAGSLIDVLYVGFSTSPDGSSRFYAYSRPSIPTTSSLVTRDLAAEDTPPCYEGSGGITAVVTAPCTTSNTNVQIAVGRTTGVTPPSTTDYIYCEATNIPSPYLIVPFVGNVGLSGTIDFGALSINNFETKIFVDDTDQSLTSERATAYTTDAKVLAAMSQGAAPNVLNWSFPFDGKGAGDNGYQTTNSLVYNPSSLVNEIECFFYFAFNNIPFTDGSAAEPFYVCSKDTPDESSINCTKILNLYFWWHCVAEGTMVILEDGSELPVEKVNETHRVRSANGQSYAVAATVKGLHSSDADGDGTRQDKILRVVTKNGKQLVATAHHTVFTADNQVEKMKHLAVGSTILTTDGPSEIVSIEPVEMKANFVGLMLGSPEEQSNPNFPTNKVGYYSGGILSGDQNTFIHHHKTGRLNTSAALTQVDEKLHVDYSSAVKQNRY, encoded by the coding sequence ATGAATTCTAATCTTGCAAATAAATCGGATGCAGGCGTGCTGCGTGCATTGCAACAGTCACTACCGGATAATCAGACCACCTATCTGAATAACAATCAATATGACGCTATCATGGCGGCATTGAATTCCGCTAACCGAACGGAAGACAAATATCCCAACTTATATGCGGCCTTAAAAGGCAAGCTATATGTTGGTGATGCAATAGACGAAGCAACCATGGTAGATGCCGGAAAGACCGCGGCAGGAAAAGCAACGGCCAACATCTGGTCTCAAAGTAAGGTTGCTACTACGCTCATGGGAGGAAGTACCTATGTGTTCGATCACGTGTCAGGTGAGCTACTTGCTCAAGGGCATAACACCTCTGTACAGAGTGGCTTTTTGGGATGTTCTACACAAGCGGATTTGGCTTCTGCCGCAGGGAGTTTGATTGACGTATTGTATGTAGGTTTTTCAACATCGCCCGATGGATCATCCCGATTCTACGCGTATTCAAGACCTTCTATACCTACTACCTCCTCGCTGGTTACACGAGATTTGGCTGCTGAGGATACTCCGCCTTGTTATGAAGGGTCTGGAGGAATTACCGCGGTTGTGACGGCTCCATGTACAACGAGCAACACCAACGTTCAAATTGCAGTAGGACGTACCACAGGGGTTACGCCCCCATCCACCACAGATTATATTTATTGTGAAGCGACCAATATTCCTTCTCCCTATCTGATTGTTCCTTTTGTTGGGAATGTAGGACTATCCGGAACGATTGATTTTGGCGCATTATCCATCAATAATTTTGAGACAAAAATCTTTGTAGACGATACAGATCAGTCGTTAACATCAGAGCGTGCTACGGCCTACACCACGGATGCGAAAGTTCTCGCCGCAATGTCACAAGGGGCTGCCCCCAATGTATTGAACTGGTCATTCCCGTTTGATGGTAAAGGAGCTGGAGATAATGGCTACCAGACAACCAACTCCCTCGTATATAATCCGAGTTCTTTAGTCAATGAGATAGAGTGCTTCTTCTACTTTGCCTTTAATAATATCCCTTTTACGGATGGGTCTGCGGCAGAGCCGTTTTATGTGTGTAGTAAGGATACTCCAGATGAATCTTCTATTAACTGCACAAAGATTTTGAACCTCTATTTCTGGTGGCACTGTGTAGCGGAAGGCACCATGGTGATTCTCGAAGATGGATCAGAACTTCCTGTTGAGAAGGTGAATGAAACCCACCGTGTTCGCTCTGCAAATGGACAGTCTTACGCTGTGGCTGCAACCGTGAAAGGACTTCACAGTTCCGATGCGGATGGTGATGGAACACGTCAGGATAAGATCTTACGCGTGGTGACGAAGAATGGAAAACAGTTGGTTGCCACTGCTCATCACACGGTGTTTACGGCTGATAATCAAGTTGAAAAGATGAAGCATCTGGCGGTTGGAAGCACCATTCTCACCACCGATGGCCCATCTGAAATTGTCTCTATTGAGCCGGTTGAGATGAAAGCAAACTTTGTAGGACTTATGCTAGGAAGTCCTGAAGAACAATCCAACCCGAATTTCCCAACGAATAAGGTGGGGTATTACTCAGGAGGGATCTTGAGTGGTGATCAGAATACATTTATCCACCATCATAAAACCGGTCGACTTAACACGTCTGCCGCGTTGACTCAAGTGGATGAAAAGCTGCATGTAGATTACTCAAGTGCAGTGAAGCAGAATAGGTACTAG